The bacterium genome contains a region encoding:
- the tsaD gene encoding tRNA (adenosine(37)-N6)-threonylcarbamoyltransferase complex transferase subunit TsaD: protein MKILSIETSCDETALALIEANGGLKNPRFKILKNLVASQIKIHQPFGGVVPNLAKREHIKNLPILFNSLLKKFTSSRVHELKNQPAKLVNSLINNNFFDLIAVTVGPGLEPCLWAGIGFAKDLAKKWNKPLIGVNHLEGHLYSFLLTEKLKNQKLNNSFPAIALIVSGGHTILLLMKDLTHYKKLGETRDDAAGEAFDKVARLLNLPYPGGPELEKLAKYGSSTSIDFPRPMLDQKNYDFSFSGLKTAVLYYLRDQNPKTILKANVAASFQQAAIDVLTAKTFRAAREFKAQSILLSGGVANNKALRQTFRKLVQKKTCLPAGRKLNFFAPSLEFTTDNAAMTAVAAYFNHLKNKKRRLIAQGDLNL, encoded by the coding sequence ATGAAAATACTATCTATTGAAACCAGCTGCGATGAAACCGCTTTGGCTTTAATTGAGGCAAACGGTGGGTTAAAAAATCCCCGATTTAAAATTTTAAAAAACTTAGTGGCTTCGCAGATAAAAATCCATCAACCGTTTGGAGGTGTCGTGCCTAATTTGGCAAAAAGAGAACATATCAAAAATCTTCCAATACTTTTTAATTCTTTATTAAAAAAGTTCACGAGTTCACGAGTTCACGAGTTAAAAAATCAACCCGCTAAACTCGTTAATTCGTTAATAAATAATAATTTTTTTGACTTAATCGCCGTAACTGTCGGCCCCGGACTGGAACCCTGCCTTTGGGCTGGAATTGGTTTTGCCAAAGATTTAGCTAAAAAATGGAATAAGCCGCTTATTGGCGTCAACCATCTTGAAGGGCACCTCTATAGTTTTTTACTAACTGAAAAACTAAAAAACCAAAAACTTAATAACTCATTCCCCGCCATCGCCTTGATTGTTTCCGGCGGCCACACGATTCTGCTTTTAATGAAAGATTTAACGCATTATAAAAAACTCGGCGAAACCCGGGATGATGCGGCTGGCGAGGCCTTTGATAAAGTCGCCCGATTGCTTAATTTGCCATACCCCGGCGGTCCCGAATTGGAAAAATTAGCCAAATATGGAAGTTCAACTTCCATAGATTTTCCCAGACCGATGCTTGACCAGAAAAATTACGATTTCAGTTTTTCAGGTCTCAAGACAGCCGTCTTATATTATCTCCGCGACCAAAACCCCAAAACCATACTAAAAGCTAACGTGGCCGCTTCATTCCAGCAAGCCGCCATTGATGTTTTAACGGCCAAAACTTTCCGCGCCGCCAGAGAATTCAAAGCTCAATCAATTCTGCTTTCCGGCGGCGTCGCCAACAATAAAGCTCTCCGTCAAACTTTCAGGAAACTAGTTCAAAAAAAGACCTGCCTGCCGGCAGGCAGGAAATTAAATTTTTTCGCCCCGTCTTTGGAATTCACCACTGATAATGCGGCGATGACCGCGGTGGCCGCTTATTTTAATCATCTAAAAAATAAAAAACGCCGTCTTATTGCTCAAGGCGATTTAAACCTTTAA